The Platichthys flesus chromosome 23, fPlaFle2.1, whole genome shotgun sequence DNA segment CAGGCTTGGCGAGCCTATCCTCGCTCCTGAAGCCGGTGGGTGCCTGAGGAAACCGGGCAGCCATTTTGGGGATTGGCTGGGGGCTGAAGAGGGCAGGGCGTTGGTTGGCTGGTTTCCTGACGCCAAGGCTTTATCCTCCCTCGGGCTGATGAGTTTGCTGAGGAGGTCCGACctgaggagaaaatacaaatcagGTGAAAATCGAGACAAATTATCTTGGTGCATGATTCTCATTCATTAACTGGAAAGTAATGTCTGAAATGTGATTTGAGCTTTTTTGCCTGCAACCATTTTCACAGACAATGTTAATATTTTGATGTTTAGCAAGTACTGTTTACCATGTTCCACATCGTACAATTCATCCAGCGAGTTCTCCGACTTAACAACCGCTTTGGTTGCTTCATGCGTCATGGAAATGTCCCTGCACGTATTGTTGATATAATGTTGCAAGGTGGGAATTGTGCAGAAATCCGATTAGCTGCACAAAGCAGCTTTGAGCACCAAAACATTTTTGCCGCTTGTCTGAAGACAGACTGGCTCCCTGCGCAGTCGCCCACTCACGTGGACCCCGTGCTCATCTCTTAATGCCCAACATAAAGGTAAATGGTTTTTCACATAATGGCTAGAAGTAAAGAGGGGTTTATGTATCCAGGTTTTCAAACTACACAGAGAAATCCTGCACAAATGATTACCTGTTAATATGTAAATTGAATTAATATGTCTGCGAAAGCCTATATAACTGATCTCAGAACAGCGGAAGTCAAGGGGAGTCGAGCACCCTTGTCTGTGGCTAGCTGGCTAGTCACATCTCTCAGAAGTATCTACAATGCCCATGAACAAACAGCCAAAACCTGCTGCTTCCCCTCTGACTTTTGTCTTGTCAATGGACATGCCTACAAAAAGGACAGATATTCTAGATACAACAGCTCACAGTCAATTcagagacaacaacaaataGGTAAAATAATCTTTCAATTGTCACGTTTCAGTGCTTCGAGTACCAATAACAAATTCAGTTCGACTCAATCTAATCGGGGTGGAAAAgactgacacaaaaaaaactatcaCTTGAGTTACATAAGCAAGTGTTTTCTAGGTTGGGTCAACAGACTCATTATGAAGAATGGGTTTCTAGGAACACACATCAGACTAAATGACCTGTTAAAGATGGACATTTTCTGCAGGCCAGTGGACCAGCGGGTACCGCCCGTTCAGCAAACACAGCAGCCACTGACTCGCCATCTGCTCGTTGTTTGACAAAGCCAGTCCCGTCTCACAAAGTGACCCGGCAGCTCCTCACTGAGCTGTCTCTGCAGTGTTTGTACAGCACATTGTGACTCTAGTCTCTGAGTGCTCACCCATCACCACTGCTGAGGGTccacagagaaataaacagCAAAGCAGCATTGCACCTGGCAGCCAGTGGATTCTGAATTTCAAAAAGTTCACAATATCTTCTTGTTTTGCAAGGTTTTAAAACAGCCCCAGGGAAAAAATATCTGCCATGTTTGCCTTTCGTAGTCAAAGGGGGGGAAAGAATCTGAATAGCAGGTTTGGCACTTTTTTCCCCATGTCCTTCAAGGCAAAGGCCACAGTTGATGTAATTATAAAAACTGTGTTCTATTTTTGAATTTCTGACTGGTGTTATTTCACTTGAACGCTAAATCCTGACTCACGCTGAGGTGTTGAGATGTGAGACGTCGCAGCCGACAGTTCCACCGTGAAATGAGAAGCTTTTGGTTTATTCAGCCACTTCAGCTGCAGGCTCGCTGCTGGCAGGTTTGGTCGCCTGCAGGGGACCTGCCGCCCAACAGTGGCAGTGGCTGAATGAACGGTTGTGTGACGCCAGGCCACAGACAGAGGCGAGCACTATTTCCAGGACAGTCTCGGTGTGCTGTGGTGCCACATCACCAAGTCACACCCACCTTGTCTGCAGAGTTCCTTACGTGGGCCAAAAGGCAGCAGTGGccctgcaccaaactgcactaTATGTGCTCTGTATGAATGTAACACTACTGTCATGTATATCCTAGCCtcagaattttcatttttttccataaGTATATTAATAGTGGCTGCACAGCTTTTCCCGGATTTAAACTACTTAAAAGTTGGGCCATGCTTTGATCTTTCTAGATGAGGTATTCAAGCCAATACTTGACCAGTAAggtatttgttttcctcttgaaGATCATCAGCTCAGTCGAACAGCTGAACGTGATGCTCAGTCTCCGAAATAACTTTTCCACAATGACATACAGTAACACAAGCCCTCCAGCCTTCGCACAGGATTGGACTTTGCAGGTCTGCATGTTAATCAGCTTTAATTAAATCCAGAAACCAAAAGGCTAGTAAGGGCGTCTGGCTGGCCCACAAGAACCTTGTGACTCTGATACAATTCCAATGGAGACCACTTCCTGGGAAAGTCAATTAAGAGTCTAATCCCACAACTCAACAGTAAGAGAGATCGCTATGATTGGCAGACAATCAAAGATTTTGAGGTTACTTTGTCTTCAGTGGTTCCTTCagcctgtttttttcttctgaatTGACAGCAGGCCGGTCTACTTTTAAGGGTTGGAATGAAGTCTCCCCAGTTTGATGGCACGCTTTAGCTACCATAGCCACCCATAGAGAGGGTAAGACCTCTCAAATCAACCTCTATAAAAGAAACCTGCAGAGGGTACACTGTACCCTCAATGCTGTTGATACACAACATGATTACCAGAGAGGTGGAAGCTTAACGAGGTCGGCCTTAATCAGCAGTAAATGTGGTGCATTCATTTGTAATCTACCGCCATGAAACAGTGGGGAGATTGTTGTTAGTGAAAAATAGCACGAAAATACAGGATTGGTGATTTATATCCCATGAAACACCAGAACTAGCTGTTTAAGAGCAGCTCCGCTTTCACAACCTCCTCAGCGGGATGTGATTTACTCTATGCAAGCAACATTGGCGTTGAACATACGTAACACAGCCAATAAATTACATGCAGACCCAGGGGGCCAGGTTAAAAACTATCATTGCGATGCAGAGGAGACACAGCAGGTCTCTTCTGCCCTCAGTTCCCTTCATCCATTTAATCTTCACTATACAGCGAGCTGCTCCTCttatacaaacatatatatacatgcacGTTCATGCCTCCACAATGGTGTGGCTTTCTGTGCGCAGTGGAAACTAGCTGGTTGTGGAGGGTGGAATTTAGGTCTTAGCCATTAATCCACAATGGAATTCTCTTGCTCTTTGGTTCGCAGCTTTCAGCTTCTTCAGCCTCAGCCTGGGTTGTGGTCAAATTGACCCTGACAGAGCCATACAACTGTTTAATAATGTGAATAGCCAGAACCAAAAATAAGATGTATGAGAAGAGCAGAGGCAATCCGGCTTTCAATCATTCTACCGGCATGTATATATGATAATGATAAACTAACGTACTTGTTGTTCCTTGATACGTTGTAAATATGTCAGCACAGAGATAGCAAATCAAGAGGACGGACCCAAAGCCAACTGCGTGTGCAGAGTGGCTCGGAGAATCGATCTTGTGACACATGACTTCAGTCAATCTCAGGTAAATATTATGGTGAGAGAGTCGGCGTTGGACGTCTGAACCCCATGCTGTTCAAATCCACACATACAAGAGTGAGTTAATGATTTAACAAATCTTTTCAAGAATAACAGGACTTTATTTTCCCTTTAAGAGTTAGAACATATTTTCGCCCATGCAGTAAACCCACAGATTGAtgtgtcatcatcattatcatcaccatCCAGACGGAGAAAGATCGACCGCAAATCAGCTTAAAATCTCCTACGTCTCAAAACCAACAAGCCTTTTCCCATTTATGGAATCTGTATTCTAAAGCCTCTTCGCAGCTAAAGCCATATTTAACTTGTTGGTGACCCTGGCTTTTTCCCCTTGCATAAAAAAACCCCTCCATCAACATGTTATGTAAATCGACACTGAAAGGTATGTGCTGCATGTGAACCATGGAACCATGTCATTTCTCCGTGTTTGGAAAACGCCCATTGGCCATTGTTACAGTGTCTTGGTGTTTGTCCAGTCCTTAATGGGACATATGGGGACAgcgtggacacaaacacagaatggGGGGGAAGGAATGACAGACATCATCAGCCCAGACACACTCAGCCTCCAACGGGAGGGGAAATGTTTTGTGCTGTCAGTCCTTGATGGTAACAGAACAGTATGTTCTCCATGGcgtgagaagagagggaggatttATTGTCCTAATTAAAGCCCATCGTACATTCATGTGAGATGTGCTAAGTTGTAAATGTGGAGGCTTGTGAAGCAGAGGGATTTATCAGGGGAGAAAAATCATCCCCCATGGGTTGTCAGACTGAAATATAGTTGTATAGACTGTGGTCAGCTTCCCTGCTTAAGGTCTTCATAAAAAAGACACTGCCCAATGGCAGCGCTTCAGTTGGAGTATTTACATACCCTTAAGTCAGTTGGAAGACTCCGCTTCAGGCataatgtgttttctcttgATTCATGATTCATTTGCCAAACTAAAGGAGGTCTGACCTATAATAAAGGTGTTCAGCTGGTTGCAGAAAATGTATGGGTGCCCAATGAGAACAATTTTCTTGTTGATCTTGTTGCTGCTTAAGTGACTTCTACTGGGCGGTCCAGATTTGGTATCTCTGGGGGGGTTGGTCCAGATTTTATCCTTTCAGGTACCCCAGTTGATAGTGACAAGAACAGCAGGGAATGGGGCAATGGGGGGAAATCATTATCTATACGTGAAATGATCCTACACTCATGATGATAACAAGGTAAATATGATCAGATATTTGTTAAATTTCACATCATTTGTGCATGTTCAAAAAGGAGTGACCAACATGTAAAATACAAAGGATCACAACAATATTACTGATGGGTTGGAAGCCAAAGTTTGGATTGGGACATTACTGAATGTTACTGCTGAGTAACGGGAAGGTCGGGAAGACTAATTAAGAgttaaccataaccctaacttATAAAGAATAAACCTAAATCAAACCCTCTTGGACTGAGAGCAGAAATGCAGTGATGACGCAGATGCCAACGTCATACAGAGGTGAGACTGAAGGGTGATTATGGTGCTGGGCAGGTGTAGTGAATTAGGCCagaccaacacaaacagagcgTGGAAACAGGCACCTCGATTCCCAGGGTAACGATTAGGTTTCAGCAGCAGGTGTTCGCCGCGGTTCTGAACAAGTGAGtttggtcacacacacacacacacacacacacacacttccgaGAGGCGGTTGCAAATGCATTCAAGGAAATCTGCACTCTGAGATCTTCCACTGTTATTAAAATGATCAGAATTAAATGTTTCTTGCTTTTCTTCCAGCATACTACACTCCTATGGATTTAAATGTACTCATTCCCTTTACTATTGAGGTATCAAGCTtatttaataatacaaaaagCTCCAACCAGTGATGACAAATTGCCCATGGCCCAGAGTACCATCTTGGTTGCCTCGACATCCACTGGACCAATTTCTAAGTGGGACCAGTTACCTGTTATCACTTTGAAAATATCAGATAAATTTGAGTTGTCCTCTCGGATGCTTGGTCTGATTGGTTTGATGCAGCTAGGATCTAGGCCTGCATGAGACCCCCCATCCGTGtacattattaaataaatgcaaaaatgcCCAAAAAGTGCTAATATCAGACaaaatttgtttaaaatgaactTAAAGCAATCAGGATAGACCTTCATAGGCCCCATGCTTGCCTCTGAACACGGCCATCATGTCACATCCCTGAGACTGCCTCTGGTTTACATCAGTGCTGGTGCTGAGCCAATAGCTGTGGATCCAACATCCTCCAGAAGAGGGCATCCACACACCGACTCTTCCACATTCCCCACTGCTTCTCACCACTACAAATTCACACGTGCATTGCATCGCTGGCaggcctccctccctcacacaccaAAGCCGGCCGGCCGAATGTACTGTACGTGGGTTGGTCTGTGAGGAATAGCATTGGCTCTAGTTCTGTTGTCCCATGTCTTATCCAGGGCTATTCAGAGCTCCGTCACTTAAAGGGGTGGAAAACTACAGGTGTCACTCAGTCACGGGATCCTTTATGATAGTCCATTCTGGTATTTCTGGCTGGGCTGGAGAGAAACTGGTTTTCCAAGCATGGACGTAACAGTTTTCCCGTATAGAATTACAAGTAGATTatacaaaacaaaacctttATAAACAGTTACTCATGTGACAGCGGACTGAAaggtggaggaaggagaagaaggagaggattGTATTTCAATACAATCAATACACAATGAGTGGCCGCATTCACTGCTGtactttaaaaatacagagtTTTAAGTACATGTTTACCCTTGAACTCTCCTTTCAAGCCCTGATCACATAAAAAACTCCACAGGAAACTCATGGTAAGGCCCCTGTAAATATGCTACTGATATCAAATACTGTTAGGATaccttattaaaaaataaaagaatagaaTTGCCATTTGCCTGGCTGGGACTTTTCAACAGTTATAAGTAAATATCAATGACGAACACCTTTACTCATTCAACAGCTTACATGCTTTTAAACAGGGATCATTTCAAGGAGAGAGAAGTATTTATTAATCTTTTTTGTATCCCTTTTTAGTCAAAATGGCAACCTATAGTTCTGTCTATCTgccagacacaacaacacagcactTTCACTTTTACGTACAGTATCGCTGACTTCTTACACGTGCGCTTATGGCTTTGATTCCGCTCAAAGATCAAAGGTCAACTAAAATTGTAACGGTATTATAAAGAAGAAGTCATGATCTCTCACTGGCTGCCCACTTTGGCTGTAGCAGCCACATGCAAGCTTCAATTAAGAAGTTCACTGTGAAGCAttgtagtggggggggggggggggggcacactgaCACACTATACTGTAGGCTGCTGCTATTCAATACATGTGTTATATCTCTCAACGACATTACCCACAAAACCAAGTAAATCAAAGTAGCAACAAGAGTAATAGCAACGCAGTAATATTTGGATAAAGTGTACTGAGAGTAGCCCACagtccagccaatcagaggacagCAGCGGGCCACGATCTTTCGCCTAATAAAGTAGTGTCCTGGTTGGGAATGGTCGcggtgtgtgcgtttgcgtgtgtgcgtgtgtgtgcttgcgtgcgtgGGTTTTTACCTGGTGCCGCTGTCGGGACGCTCCTCCACCGGTGcagcctgcagctgctggagggaAACCAGGCTGATGCAATACACGGTGAGCGGGAGAAGGCACCGCATCTTGGGCCAACTTTAACCGTACACCCGCTGTGCAGGGGACGGGGCCAACTTTAAATCCGGGAGGGGTGTGGAGTGGGGACGACGataagaatacaaaataaacgatgataataataatagataaggaaaacaaatgtataaaaatgttcCAAAAAAAACCCTGATTTCTGGGTTCAGGTATCCAAGAGGAGAAGGAATCCTTTGAGGGGGAAAGAAAGGAGATTATAAGTAATCAATGATTAATTAACCTACTACTTAATAATCCATAATAACAGAAAATAGATTATCTGAATGATTTTTCTaacttttcattcatttaaaaatgtctacATCTGCAGCCTttacaacactcacacacacacacaaacatacacacacacacacacacacaaacacacacacacacacacacacacacacacacacacacacacacacacacacagagacatataATCTATTATCAAACACTAACTATACACTTCTACTTCATAACACTCATTAAACTCAAGCACCAGATGAAAACTTGACATCCCtctaaaaatacatattatgcAAATGAGTTAGTAAAAGTTCgcattttaatgaataaaacCTGATGTCATTATCCCAACCTCTTACCTTTGAGTCGTTCCCAGGTCGGGGTCTGTCcgtgagtttgtttgttttgtctctttcccCGTGAATCCAAACGTGTCGGTCAAGATCAAGTTCTCCACTGAGCAGCTGAGTGACATAGTGGGTTTAAATAGGGAGTGGGCGGAGTTCACTGCTGCCTCATGTACCGGTGCATGCAACTTTCAGAAGGAAAGGTGCAGTAaccctgcacgcacacacacacacactcacaagcacaCGTTGTTTTTGAGGCAATTACGAGGTTATtgatatgtaaatatatatatatatatattatatatatcagATTTCTGTGAGTCAATATCatctttgatttgaaatgatatGTTTTTACTCCGCttcttgtgttttgttgctTGGTTTGTGTGTACTTTTAGTAAAGTACTTTGAAACGGCTGTTTAGAAATATGCTATGTTGACATTACTATTGTTATTAATACTGttactatcattattattattcataggGTAGCATGTTGCTGCCTTGGAAGCTTAAATCCCCCAAAATCAGATTAAGTTAGGTCATGTTGCTATAAAACTGAATATTAAGCAACACAAACCCTTTAAAGCGCTAATCCTATTAAAGTAATATTGTAGGGAGTAGGGACATCGTTGCTTAATAAGCAACATGTGAGACTGTAACTGTCACTATAAACTTAGTATTGAATAGTGCAGCATCTGAGGTCCTTGTAGTAATAACGTTAAGTCTGGTTTAGtatagtttggtttagtttagtttatgcaataaaaatacaaaatgtataaattaaatgaaaagacaCGTGTGGTGTTTGGTACTAACCAGTAATGGCTTATATGAGACCTACACTGAAATATAGCAAAAAAGATAAtacttaacaaacaaaaactgctCTGCAGGTTATATATTAGTATATAAAGAGAAAACTGGACATGGACCCCCCTTTAAGGTGTGTGTGCTGCTTCAACTCCACCTTCTTGCTGTTGTATATTAGAGGTACGTGACATTTTGGTCAGACAATCATCTCTATTTTAGCTCTACATTTGTCGGTTTACTTGCCAGCTTTAAGTTATCATGCAATATACTAATATAATTCTCTTGTTTAATTCGTGAAGGGACTCTATTTATGTAGAAAATACCAAATTCAATGCGTGACTCCACTAGTAACATCCATACGCATATCACCAACGGCTTACATGGAACCTCTCACTGTCATTTCAGTAATCTTCACGAATTTCTTGATAAAGTCAAGAATACTTGGAAAAACAGAATTTTCATGAATTTCTTGAGCATTCACTCTTCCGGGGGCCAAACCCTCTTTTTATCTCTTATCATCGCTTTCAGTCGGTGTGTTTAACATAGATAGAAAGTGACACAGGAACCACAGACTCCTCAGAACTTTGCTTTCGAGTTACGCCTACTGTCTAATCGTGAGGCATCACGGATACGTTTCCTGTGCCCCCAGTTCCTAAGAAGCTTCTGGTGCTGGGGAGCTCATCGTGGCTAGTCACGTCGctgtaaaacaaaaagttgCAGAACTTGTCCTAAAAGGTGTTTCCTTTGCTTGGTTGCCAAACTAACGCAATCACTTTCCAAAGTGTTGTAAATCTGTTATAACAGGCGAAGGGCAAATGTCACAAGTCTAAACAAGTATCTTACAACGCTGTGTAATGACTCAGAAGAATCAGCTTATTCCCCCCTATTAGTAAGAGCTTTTGTACTGAGTCCAAGTTTCCTTCCCCCCTTTCCTATTTAACTGACGGACACAGCGGTACACCAGTAATACCTGCACCTGGTGTCAACTCTGATGCAGTTAAGCAACAATCATTTCCATGAAAGCAACCCCAAATGGGTTGTCGGCAGTCAAGTGGAAGAGGCCTTCCTGGTAtttgaaagagaaacaacaacaacagagctaAACACAGTCTCCACATGAGGAATTTTAGGGATTtaatgtttgttatttgtgtctttgctgATGCAAAATTCATCTCAGTCTGGTGACGTCTTCATCTCAATAAACATCAGTACACAGAAGACTGCACGTGTACAATATGTTAAgaaatttttttattattaagatAGAAACGAATATCTAAAGTTGCTTTTCGAGTCAAAAAGCTACGTTTCCAATTTTCGGAGAAATAGATGCATTTAGTCCTTAAGATATTTCTAGAAAGACTCTTCAAACATCTGGATACCAAAAATGCTGTTCTTAAAAAGCTTCTGAACTTTGCTCTTATAAACACAAGCAAAATATGCTTGTGATTTTTAATAGAAATATACAGTGTTTGGAAAAAAGTATATGTTTTGCTCATGTTAGTGTCTAGCTACTATCATTAATTGGGAAAATACAGTGACCTTTTTATTAGTTAAATTGATATATGTTCTTCTTCCAAAAGGAtactttttccattttccatacAACTGAAAAATGGGTAAAAGTAGTTTTTAGTTTAGTCAAATCCACCTATATGGATTTTTTAGGAGGATGTATTGCTTAATTctgtgatttaaatgtaaagataaTACAAGAGATATAATCTAAGACTCAATCAAACTGAGAATTTGATAGACGTGGCTTTAAGATATTTGAAAGAACTTCTGTTTAAAGAAGCTATGGTTCTTGTCAACCACCAAAGTCGTAATTGTTGTGTAAATTGTTGTATTATTACATATTATTAAAATCAGGAAATGGCCCTTGGATCTAAGTATCATATTTTCAGACAAACAGTGAATGAGACCAAGTCCATTAAAGCAAAAGTCCAAAGCCCAGTTTCTTCACTACTGGTTGCGTGTCAAGCCAAAGTGGTAgatcaagaaaaaaaagcaattcaTTTCCTGGAAGATGGTTAAAACTTCAAATCAATAATAAGTAACAATGAGTACATGCTAGAAGTCATTTGTACATCACAATTTGGGCTGCACAGTTACTGCCAACTCAGGACTCTAGCCCTAATGTGCTCTGTGATGCCGGCCTTTTGTTTAATGTTAAGCGCTGCTTGAGCGATATTCACTCAGACAGATTTGTTACCGCCAGTTGCCAATTTCTCACCCTCACTGATATCGTCTTACAGCTCAGCTCCGCTCAGGCCTTTCTTTGATCCTCTATCAGCTTCAAATGTTATCATTCCATCAGAGTGAATGCTTCATCGTGACCTTGGAGAAAAAACACCAGTGAAGGTCTTGATGCGATAAAAAGATCCTCTATTCTTTGGCTTACTAGAGAGAGTTAAACCAATTCTCAACctttatttttgtgttcttATAAATTAAACCTTCACAGCAGAATGGGgttctgacctttgactttcTCCATAGGTTCAGCATTGATTCAGTCATATTAATATAGgcagtg contains these protein-coding regions:
- the adm2a gene encoding protein ADM2a — protein: MRCLLPLTVYCISLVSLQQLQAAPVEERPDSGTRSDLLSKLISPREDKALASGNQPTNALPSSAPSQSPKWLPGFLRHPPASGARIGSPSLAWLSAASQFKTRALRVRRHAHSGLRGGHHYPQNAKLMRVGCVLGTCQVQNLSHRLHQLIGQSGREDSSPINPRSPHSYG